The Acinonyx jubatus isolate Ajub_Pintada_27869175 chromosome B3, VMU_Ajub_asm_v1.0, whole genome shotgun sequence genomic interval TGAATGCCCGGATATCACAGATTGAAATTTCTCAAACATAGCATTTTCAGACGTGAACTCTggctctcccccaaccccaaaccTTCTCCTAAGTGTTTCCATTTTAGTAAAGTGCCACTTCTGCTCATCTAAGTCAGAAAATACTGATCAACAGTTGGATGTGCAcaagcaacatttttttctttatgcttttcaaTGGTTTCAAACTTCCCTACAATAAACATCCTATTACACTTATGAATACATTAAAGAACCAAAATCTTTCTTTGAaacagaacaagacaaagatgtgcTTTATAGTctctatttttgttcttaattttgattttatgaagtctaaaaattaatattaacttTCATATTACCAGAAGTGTTTGGATTTACTGAAGACATCACAGAATCAGCTTCtatctagaaaagaagaaagaaaagcacatatAATTTCATCAAATGTTTTCACAGTGGGAGTTCTTAATTCCTGGGGTGTGGAGAAGGATTATATTTTATGAGAAACAAACTGTGTTGAGTCCAGCAGACAACTAATATCACAGGACAAGACAGCTGTAATAGTCATTTTATTCTTCCATCTGTATCTAGGGTGGGGGGGgtatgggtgaaacaggtgattggggattaaggagggcacttgtgatgagcacagggtgttgtagggaagtgttgaatcactatattgtgatTGAAACTAATgttgaaactaatgttacactctatgttaatgaactggtattttaaaaaaaaaaatctttgaaaaaaatcaataaaaaattaagtggcattaaagaaatatctatatacctatatgaCACAATATGCTAATCTGCTACAGACCCTAATGGCCCCAATACTATTCCATTGACCAACATAGTTTAAGCATATGCCATCAACTTGGCTGTCACATGACCTAAAAGGTAACTTTTCAATTTTAGACAAATACAAGCAATTGTTGCAATGAGCTCTATGGCTttgttttttacctcttttttcctgattatgaAAGTAAtatgtagaaaacacaaaaaatatataagatcgtgaagaacatttttttttaattttatttattcattttttttatgaagaacatttttaaaaacagccgTCCAATGAGAACCACTATTAACATTTGGCCTagtgtgcatttttcttttcctatggcttttaaaaaaaaatttttttaacgtttatttatttttgagacagagagagacagagcatgagtgggggagggtcagagagagacagggagacacagaatccgaaacaggctccaggctctgcactgtcagcacagagcccgacgcggggctcgaactcacggaccgtgagatcatgacctgagccgaagtcggacgcttaaccgactgagccacccaggcgcccctcctatgGCTTTTTAAACATGTTTCAGAACATACCCTATATAAGTGTCAGGAAACTGCTTTcgctatatattaaaatataagcacTTCCCTATACTGTTACAAGGGCATTATAAACATTATGGAATGAGAAAGTTGGCAATACCTGACATAGTTTCTCTACCTTGGATTCCATGCCCTGCACTTTCCTGgttcctcctgcccctgcctacCCTTAACTGTCGGTACCCCCAGTGATCCACTGCCTTTCACGCTGTGTAACACCGTTTTGGGGCAATGCCACCCAGGCTCATGATCTAGCACCTGTAAACTGAAGCGTCCACAAACTGTCTCCAGCACTTACCTCTCAATTCCTCACCCAGTTCCAGACTCCTACATTTACAAGCGGTGGCACAATCTGAGAGCCGATCTTTACCACCATAATCTCAATACCAccataatatttaatgaatgaattcactgAGGATGCTCAGAGCCTCCTCAAACTTAATGTGCCCCAAACTGAAGTCATTGACTTTCCTCTAAGCCTACTCCTTAATTTTCCTACTTGGTGGCATCACTATTGCTATAGTCCTGGTTTCACACCCCTCTCTTAACCACCAACCACATCAAGTCATCAGGGCAGATCATCTCCCAACACCACAAAGTGCTTCTGGACACCTCATATCAGAAGAGTCTAGCTAGCTCTTCCAGTCTGAGTGATGCCTAGACTCCTACTTTATACTAGGATTTCAAGACCCTCTTCCTTGTCCCTTTCACTTTGGgttctttctgttcttctccaTCTCAGTATTTATCACAGAGTTTTATAAGTCTCTCTACACTAAACCGTGAACTGCTTCTCAACAGGGACTATATTTTATTCGTCTTTATATCTCCAGCAACTAGCAAGTGTTCATTTTATTAAACAGGAACACTTAATAGATTTCATTGTGTAAACAACTGCGTGAGTGTATAAATGATTTATTACATTccatgcattcaataaatatttcatttgctcaaaagcaatattcaaaaataaaaccctaggggtgcctagctggctcagtcaggagtgtgcagctcttgatctcaaggttgtgagttcaagcccaatgtcggatgtagggattacttaaaaataagatctttaaaattaaataaaattaaaccccAAACCTCAACCCACTATAAAGGTAAAAATCTGCTACATTTCACAGAGGGTGTACACTGTCATTTAACAAAATGATTGACACATACAAACGATTGACAGGTGTACGGGTGACTTGCTATCACTTTACTGCTTAGTCATTTGCAGTCAAAAGAcagttgattaaaaaataaaagccaaggggcacctgggtggctcagtgggttgagtgtccatctcttgatttcggctcaggtcatgatctaagagtcctgggtttgagccccccattgtgCTCCACCCTGGGTATGAACCCTGcttgaatttctctctctccttccccctatccttctcccaccttctcaagtactcttaaaaacaaaacaacaaaaccaccaAACCGCAACCAGGCatgaaaatacaagtaaaaatcTGTTAAATCTCACGaactgtacatatatatgtatgtgagcGCATCACTGTACTTGTCATTCAATTCCTCATTTATAGTCTAAAGTTAAAGCCAATTAGGTAGGCTCAAGGGTgatcaaagcaaaatgaaaccagTTATCTTTCCAGCAAGGTTAAATACAATGCTTCAAAGGCTGGGCCCATTAAGCTGACCTGCTTTGGAATTCTAGCTGAAATACCTGCAGATTAACAGGAGAGCTGCCATTTCTGGGAGTCAGCCCTGACTACCACTCCGAGCTCCGTGATCAGCTTCTCAGTAACCAAGCATCTGCTGGTAGGTGAACCACCTTGAGCCCATCTGATCCGTTCATGGGACATATTTGTATCAGCAGAACTTATTTACCGTGAAGTGGTGATACATTCAAGCATAATGAAGGACGGAGACGTGAGACATCACCTGGTCCCTGGCTTTGCTGGGCTGGTAATCTGACAGGCAGAGCCCACTCATGAGGAACAGCTGGGCCAAAGTGATTGCCAAGCTGTTTGGTTTAAGGAGGGCACGAGGGAGGGCATTCCAGAGCCCTCTGTTTGATGGCTGCAAATAGATTTCTTAAACCTGGACAAGATCTTGTCTCTGATCAATTTCAGTTCAGCACCTTAACAAGAGGGATCCATGTTTAGAATGAATGTAACAAAGGGAGCAGCACAAAGACAAAGGGGAACAGGAAATTTGCCCTCCTAAGGCAGGACGTTCCTTGAAGCTCAGTTCAACTCTCATTATTAGTGAATGAGGGCAAACTTTCCTGAAGAATAATATCCAACAAAACTTCAAATTACCTAGCAATTGTACTTCCAGGAATTTATTCCACAGATATACATCCACAATAGCCATATAAAAGGATGCTCATCACAACGTTTgtaggaatgaaaaataatggGGCAATCTAAGTGACCAAAAACAGGAAACTGGCTAAAAGAATACTATGcaactactttttaaaacatggtgatgtgtggggtgcctgggtggctcagttggttaagtgtcagactcttggcttcggctcaggtcatgatctcatacttcgtgggtttgagccctgtgttgggctccatgctgacggtgagtggcctgcttggtattctctctccctccctcaaaataaataaacttaaaaaaaattaaagttaaaaaaaaacacagtaaaacatGGTGGTGTGTGCTcttatgttaagtgaaaataaacaaaataaaacaggcatACAATGCATCCACTTTTTCAATAGAATGCCAAGCATGTTATGCACTGGAAATTTTGAATGATgcataaaaaattgtaaatgataACCCCTGAGGAGTGGGACTCTTTGGTAGCAAAGAGATTTTATATTCAACTTCATACTTTGCCTggattgtttgaattttttgaccatataaatatatgttttataatttaaatgaattcCTCCTATTACCAAtgccctcccccagccttccGTCTTGACACCTTCCTAGCATCTTGTACTTATTATTAGTAACCAGTGGTGCGTTGGCTTCATGAACTTGAATTCATCCCTGTGttaggttctttatttttttttatttttgtttaatgtttgttggagcatgagcaggggaagggcagagcaagagagggacacagaatctgaagcaggctccaggctctgctctgagctgtcagcacagagctgacgtggggttcaaactcaccagccctgaggtcgtgacctgagtggaagttggacacttactggactgaaccagccaggcatctcTCATCCCAGAGTTAGGTTCTTAAAAGTCAGCACTGGACATATCTCTGAAATTGCTCTGAAAGGCAGGGATTTCCTTATAAACATCCTAAACTAGCCACTGCGCTTTACTTACAAACTACCCCAACTGTATTGTCTACCCATTCCCAAATATAGGAAGAAAGCTCTACCTTGGTGGGCTTGTACCCAAACAGCATTACAACAGCCACTTTAAAGTCCTCTCTGCTTAGATAGCCTTTGTTATCTTCATCGCATGCTTTAAACACCTAAAGAACATTAAATATCTTTAGTTAGATGGAAACCGTTTGTTCTATTATCTTTATTACTAGTTTATGTAGATCTCCAAAACCTAAAACTCAGCTGAGCAGGAGGGTTCGGCAATGGAGTTTGATTATTCTAATTTTACTTCTCCAAAATTCTTAATGTGCTAAAATTTACCCCCCAAAAGTGCAAACGACTTAATCAATCGCTAGACTGAcgcaaattaattcatttaaaccaCTGGGGTAAATTCTACCTAAAATTCTGTTCTAGAATTAGGAAGGTGAGATAGATACAGGGTAGAGGTTATTATTAATAGACTACGTAGCGGGGAAAAGAAGGAGCTTGGAAATAGCCAGAACACTGGACAGGGAGCGAGAAGCCTTGCAGCTCTAGGCTCAGTCATTAACTATGACACTTTAGAAGGCCAGTTCACTCCTTGTCAGTGCAACCGAGCTGAGTGAGACCCAGGCAGGTGACGGAAATGAGAGTTCTTGGTCAAGTTAGAATCCGAGTACCAGCTCTCCGGACACCTACTTTCACCCACTTCTTGTGTTCTGAGGGGCTGGCTTCCCACGTCCGTGGTCGGGCCCCAGCCTCAGAAAAAAACATCGCGACCGCCACAACCGAATCGGGATAGCAGAACCCGCGACCTCCGAGGCCAGAACCGGGCAGCTGCAGACCTCTGGCCACGCTCCCCGCAGCTAAGGAAGCCGAACTTGGCAGGACACCCCCAGTGTCCTCTCCCATTGGACGACCTGCTAGCCACTGGCGTTGATTCAGCAATCCTATTGGCCAGAGGCTTTAGGCCTGTTTCCTTGGAACAGCCTATGGCAGAGAGGCTCCGGAGCCCGCCCCCAGCCTTGGCTCCGCCATTCTTTCCCCCTTAACTCCTCGCGCGCGGATGGCCTCCCGCTCACCTAGGTCCTGCTTCAAAGTCTGTTGCAGGATTCCTCCCATGTTTCTGCCCCCCACACCTTGCAGTAAGTAACTTTGGTAATTTTTATCTATGGCACTGTGGATAACATTATAGCATTATAGGAAACACAAAAATGTGAACAAAGCATAAAAGCAACCAAAGAGAAACAAGTCCATGATTCACGTGTGAATCGGCTATTCATTGGGGTCGAGCCCTCCAGGGTAGTCACTATGTCTGTTTTGTCCTCCCAATAACCCGCACCTAGCACGATGCCGGGCACAAAGCAGACGTTGAGTAAACGAACCAAGTCCTTGGGACGTTTCCACAGAATTTTTCACTCAGTCCTCTGGGAGCGGTGCCtagtttgaaagaagaaaaaaaaacaactctgaaaaTAGTTATCATAAACATATTCAAGGAATATGGGGAGTGTTCCGTTTTGCAAAAGTTTGTTTCAGACCTCGGTTCTGGCAAACCAGTAAGATTAAACACACACCTGTTTCAAAGAAACAGGCATTCGCGGTTGAGTGTGATGGGAGCTCGTTTAACCTTTTCCTTTACAGCAAGTTTTACAAGCTTGCGTCCCAGCGAGCCCCCGCTCCTACGAGGACACAGGTCTCAGCCCTCAGCTGATCCTGTACCTTTAAGTAAATACCCCCTGCCTCGAGCTCCAGGCAGCCTGAAGCTCTCTATGAGAACCCCTGTAAAGGGGATGCGTTTTGTTAattaagagaggagagagaagacttaattttctctctcttccttttaggACAAGTGGTCAAGTGGTGAGACGAGAGCTGgaggctgcgggggggggggggggggctcccttCCACCCCTTCCTGCAGGAAGCTCCGGTAGTCCCTTAGGACACGGCGGTCTTTAGGACCCAGCGGCCGGCGTCCCGGAACGGGAAGGGGCAGGGCCAAGAGGTGCGAGCCTCGGCCGGGAGGGTTTAAACCGCGCGCAGGCGCGCGCCGAGGTTGAGAAGGCGCGGATCTTGGTGGCTGTGGGCCGTGGAAGTTTCAGGTGCGTGTTCGAGTGCTGCGGAAGCCGGGTCGGCGAGACCCTGCTCCTTCCGGCCTGGTCGCGGTGCTGGGGCTGCTCTGGTCCCGGGAATTCTGGGGCCCGGCGGGGTGGGAGGTGGAATCTGGGAGAAGCGGGGGTAGCTGGGCAAGACCCTGGGGAACGTCCCCTCCCGGGCCTCGGCTTCCTCAATCCGAGAACCTGTTGGGCGCCGCGGAGAGCAGGGTCCGGCGGGGAGTGTGGGTGTGAGGGGTCCCGGTGCTCGGGTTCTCACTTCGGCTTCTCCCCGCGGTAGGTGGGTGGTGTCCGCAGGTGGTGATGCTGGCGTGCGTGGGGGCTCTGACCTTGTGTCAGGCCCTGAACCTTCCTGGGCTCGGCTGCCCCCTCCATGGAGCCAGTTAGTCGCGGGACTTCGCAGAGGCTTGGTGCGAGCGCGAACGGAGTTTATTCCCGGCAGAGCGCTTCGAAGGGTGCTTGGCCCGAGGTCGGCGCACGGAGTGGGTAGCCTCTGTCGTTACTGCCGCGGCGTCCCCCGAATCAGTCCGTTTCACTGCATCCCCACCGCCTCGGCCGCCTCACTCCGGGGTTCGTCTCCAAATTATTCACCCCCAATTAGGGAACGTCGTGTACTAAAAGGGTAAGtcgaggggcgtctgggtggctcagtcggataagcgtctgacttcggctcggatcGTGATCttgcccgcgtcgggctctgtgctgacagctcggagcctgagcctgcttctgatactttctctctctcccctctcctctccccctcttcctctcccgcttgcacttggtgtctctttcaaaaataaatgttaaaaaaaaaaaggtgtaccAGGGTACTCCCCCTGCTTATCAAAGCATTTCAATGGGCCCTCCCCCTTTAGACTGAAATCTAGAATCTTTAACACTTGATTTAATTCCCCACTCCCTTCATCCAGAACTACTGCCTGCTTTGCCCAAAGCCTTTTGTCTGCTTTAGGAGCTATTACAGCTTTGTTCCCACCTCCAGGCTTTGTCAAGTTGGATTCCCTCTACTTGGAATACCACCTTTGTTCCGCTGGGTTTTTTTCATGCTCCAGATCTCACTTAAGTGTTATTTATCCAGAGAGTATTCCAAAGTAATTATGTCCCTGTTTTTCTCTGCTACTTGAAAAATGCTGTGAGTGTCTGGAAAGACAGCTTGTTTTTTCTGGGttcttctcctccccccgcccAAATATTAGTCCTTGTAGGGCAAAAAGAGTTTGTGTTAACTCGTTATTCCCAGTGCTTGGCCTGTAGTAGCTGTTCGATAAGGATCTGTTGTACGAGTGACTTCTGGGAGGTCTGTATGATACTCACTTTATGGATACACActttatggaggaggaaactgTCTCAGCAGTAAAGTAACCTGCCCAATTGCACATTGACCACCTAGTAATGACTGGATTTGAGATGGGGGTCCATGTTTGCCCAGGGGTGGCCACACAGGGCCTTTGTTGAGAAGCCTGACCCCTATACTCTCCTGAGGGTCTGCACATTCTGCAAGGAGCTGCTGGAGTCCAGAAAAGATATGCCCCAGTTGGGTCTGgtgtggtggggttggggggtggagaggaggagctAGCAGTTTTGAGAGGAGTATGCATTTGTGTCCacagccctccccacctcccataaGAATCTCTAGTGTTCGCAGTTAGCATTGGGTGGGAGAATGTGTGATTTTCATCCTCCTTGGCACTGTAGCCTAATGCTGTTTGCCCTATTTCCATCAGTATTTTGGTCACACGTTTGCCTGCACCCTCCCCAGTTTTTGTCTCCCTTGTAATACCAGCAGTGTTGTTGAAAGTGTGCATTAGAATACAATTTCACGTGAATATTTAAAACTAAGCTTTATTTTGGTGTAAATGAAATGAAGTTAGAAGGTactttgtggtttaaaaaaaaaaaaagtcctgggcAGAAGAGCCCAAAGTCTCTTGAGGCATTTCTGCAACACTACCACTCTGTCAAAGAGACAGGAATGGAAAAGGGAGGTACTTGTTTGTTGTTTGAGTTATTTTGATTTAATGTtcgtttttgagagtgagcacgtgcatgcatgagcagaggggaagggtcagagagggagagaaagaaacccaggcaggctctgcactgtctatGCAGAGCCCAGGGGttcgaactctcaaactgtgggatgacctgagccgaagtccagagTAGGATGGGTAAcatggccacccaggtgccccaagggaagTACTTTTATAACGTGATGTTACTGTTGTTTGTGTCCGTCCCAGTCACCTTCACTTCGGGAAACCCTGCTCTTTGCAGACCCGAGTGAATGTTGAGTCTCAGAATTGGCCCATCTGTATTGCAGTTGTCTCATTTCTGCGACACCATTTACCCGAATTGTGATGTCAGACCTGTGCCGGTCACTGCCCAGGGAAGACCAACGATAAACAATTGAAGGACTCCTCTTGAGTTCTAACTTTGTAACACTATAACTTGATAAAAAATGGCTCGGAGAATGCCTGTGTGGCAGAGAAGTAAAATTCTGATACTGGAACCAGACCGAGTCCTCCAAAGTAAATTCTTGAAGTTTCAACCACTCCTCATCATCAGGCTAAACACCTTGATTTCATGAAGAGCTTGGTAACCTGCTGGATGTAATGACTTGTTATGTttcgtgtttgtttttttttaattccaaaggtGTTTTGCCTTTAATGACTAAAcagttctactttttaaaaaaaaaatttttttttaatgtttactttatttttgacagagacggagcacgaacgggggaggggcagagagagaggtagacacagaatccgaagcaggctccaggttctgagctgtcagcacagagtctgacgcgggctcgaactcacagaccgcgagatcatgacctgagctgaagtcggacgctcaatcaactgagccacccaggtgccccataaacagCTCCTACTTTTGAGTGTGAGCCAATTCAAAACTTAAACCATGTGTACAGcagataaaaacttttttttttttttttttttaggaaatgtctttttcaaaactttattCCTCCTACTTTTGGGGGAAtggtctttctccttcctccacgTGTTCTAGAAAAAGTAGATCAGAATAATCCTGAAGTTTGCAGTTTTAGCTGTTTTTTCTAGAACACTTCAGGATTCAAAATAGCTGGGTCACTAAAGAGGAATATCTTCCCTACAGAGTTCTCTGGActcttaaattccacttaattTAGATGTAATTCATCTGGGAGAGGAATAGTTGTAGGCTCTAAGGTGTCTGCATACAACTTAGGCTGGAAGCTGAACCCTTTCTCACCTAAAAACTCTGTTCTAGAATGAGAAGGAATTGAAAAAGAACAGCCTCTGAGGACTCTTAATTGAAGATTTTATTACTAAGTGCCTAGCTTTACTGCTGTTTGAGAATTCATTGAAAGCTAGAGCTAATGGTTCTTCCTAAGGAGGTGGTcctattcttaaattttttgaagtCATAAAACTGGGCACCACAATCATTCCTTCAAAGTTCCTTCAGTTCAGAGTGAATTGTGAGAGCATAAATACCTGTATCCAGCAGCCTCCAAGAGTCTAGAACACAAGAGAAAccaaagtttaaaagaaatgaaaacaagattttaaaagtctGAGCTGGTTAAATGTGTTCGGTAGTAAGTCTCTCTAAATAGCTTTCATGAGGAAAACATGGCTAAGATCCTGTTAACTTGAATAGTTCTAACAAGTTTGGttatctggtttctttctttttttttttttacttttttttgaaggagagagagacagagcatgagtgggggaggagcagagagagagggagacacagaatctgaagcaggctccggactctcagctgacagcacagagcctgatgcagggcttgaactcacgaactgtgagatcgtgacctgagctgaagtcagatgcctaaccaactgagccacccaggcgcccctggtttcttAACTCTTAGCAGAGTAGAAACCATTTAGGGGCATAGCCTATTCTTAGTTCTAACAATGTAGAAGTAGGCTGGACAGAACACTTAGGGAAAGCAAAAGGCTTAGACTCTGAGTCTAGGGCCACTAGTACAAGAGCAAAGCGAGGTCTGCAGTCCCTGGGGCTTTGTAAAACAGCCATGGCAGGCGATATTAATAGGTACCCTGAGCCCTGAAGAACAGGTCAAATCATGGTGTAAATGCACtctgctttatttgtttttaattttttttttttttagtgcttatttatttttgagagacagcatgagcgggagaaggcagagagagagagacccagaatatgaagcaggctccaggctctgagctgtcagcccaaagcccgatgcagggcttgaactcacagactgcgagatcatgacctgagccaaagtcggacgctcacccgactgagccacccaggtgccccaaatgcacTCTGCTTTAAAAACACCTCACAAATAGGTAACTTACAGGAGAAACTTAGCTTAACTGGTCATTAATTGAAaaaatgagaggcacctgggtggctcgttgggttgagcatcgacttcagctcaggtcatgttctcacgtgggtttgaaccccacattgggctctctcctATCAGTGCTGAATccttttcagatcctctgtccccttctctgtgctgCTCTCTTGCTCACGTGTGTATGTGAGTGCATgtgcactcaaaaaaaaaattaaaaaaaattgtgataggTGATAAGTACCTTAAATATGTCAGCTTGAtagccacctggctggctcatttggtagagcactcaactcaactcttgatcttggggtcatggatTCGG includes:
- the EFCAB11 gene encoding EF-hand calcium-binding domain-containing protein 11 isoform X5; the encoded protein is MFFSEAGARPRTWEASPSEHKKWVKVFKACDEDNKGYLSREDFKVAVVMLFGYKPTKIEADSVMSSVNPNTSGLSLEEFLSIVRKKKEVQLHRNEIRHIFTAFDRHYRGYLTLEDFKKAFRQVAPKLPEQTILEVFR